A stretch of Leishmania infantum JPCM5 genome chromosome 19 DNA encodes these proteins:
- a CDS encoding putative peroxisome assembly protein, which produces MFESNLLSQINTSSPLPTVVEVQFTTSINQTLYKAFQFAHTLLAEKSDRAAVLLPWSDEIYLALSGMMERLMLEHADTTFSEMIFALRRAEVDGPLAAAPPLSSSSAAASGPSSPGLRPGARGRYLRWLLLGPPPVTTPEERAMNFINDGVSSQLRVHASAPADAAVAAIVSPDMATPTPLMDAGATDSTAAVGSAADAAALSQLKSVELLKAEHAPYGYLRFKTLSRRNKVISLLLLTLKPYLERKAEQWYVRSTDTSVDAVAMRNAYAYRYPHRAALLHFLAKYVYPIYHVMKQGSRFLYMMCFLLEMTPYTSPLHRVFGIALRRSTLEDSLATGPRAQRALLVARVVLILVFCGFRLLDFTRNADGASSPRQIREEGLPIPPPPVLGSDVPLPEDRSSLPKAGECPVCRRHVTNAAVCLISGIVGCYPCLQGYVQEQRACPVTHQSMGVEQIRRVFEC; this is translated from the coding sequence ATGTTCGAGAGCAACCTCCTCTCGCAGATCAACACCTCGTCACCGCTGCCAACAGTGGTCGAGGTGCAGTTCACCACCAGCATCAACCAGACCCTCTACAAGGCATTCCAGTTTGCTCACACGCTGCTCGCGGAGAAGAGTGACCGggcggctgtgctgctgccgtggagTGATGAGATATACTTGGCTTTGTCGGGAATGATGGAGCGGCTGATGCTGGAGCACGCTGACACCACCTTCTCCGAGATGATATTTGCCCTGCGTcgcgcggaggtggacgggccgctcgccgctgccccaccactctcctcgtcatccgccgccgcgtctggGCCATCTTCGCCAGGGCTGCGGCCTGGTGCGCGTGGTCGGTACCTtcgctggctgctgctggggccACCGCCGGTGACCACTCCGGAAGAGCGCGCCATGAACTTCATCAACGACGGTGTCTCCTCACAGCTGCGCGTTCACGCCAGCGCACcggcagacgccgccgtcgcggcgatCGTGTCGCCGGATATGGCGACGCCCACGCCGCTCATGGATGCCGGCGCCACAgactcgacggcggcggtggggagcgcggcggacgccgcggcgctctcgcagCTGAAGTCCGTCGAGCTTCTCAAGGCTGAGCACGCTCCGTACGGCTACCTGCGCTTCAAGACGCTTAGCCGTCGCAACAAGGtcatctctctcctcctcttgaCGCTCAAGCCGTACCTGGAACGAAAGGCGGAGCAGTGGTACgtgcgcagcaccgacacctccgtcgacgccgtcgccatgcGGAACGCGTATGCTTACCGCTACCCGCACCGAGCGGCCCTCTTGCACTTCCTCGCGAAGTACGTCTACCCCATCTACCACGTCATGAAGCAGGGGTCACGGTTCCTGTACATGATGTGCTTCCTGCTGGAGATGACGCCCTacacgtcgccgctgcatcgcgtCTTCGGCAtcgcgctgcgccggagTACCCTCGAGGACTCGCTTGCGACGGGCCcccgtgcgcagcgcgcgctgcttgtCGCGCGCGTCGTGCTGATTCTCGTCTTCTGCGGCTTCCGGCTGCTAGACTTCACACGGAACGCTGACGGGGCATCCTCGCCACGTCAGATCCGGGAAGAGGGGCTTCCGATTCCGCCGCCACCAGTGCTTGGCAGCGacgtgccgctgccagaGGACCGAAGCAGCCTCCCGAAAGCTGGTGAGTGCCCCGTCTGCCGCAGACACGTTACGAACGCGGCGGTCTGTCTCATCAGCGGCATCGTGGGCTGCTACCCTTGCCTGCAAGGGTACGTGCAAGAGCAACGAGCGTGTCCTGTCACGCACCAGTCGATGGGGGTGGAGCAGATCCGCCGAGTTTTCGAGTGCTAa
- a CDS encoding putative actin-related protein 2, with protein sequence MRLHRAQPLEKKALCGDDLAATGALAMVELTYPMRNGVVHNMDAMQVIWDYALCERLPALVGPSGGSTARWRYEDGLAWLQDRPLQLSEPPNMSLRQRCDLLGLFFEKYGLSAIQTVQQGILSLFANGTERGVVVECGEGLSHCTPVFDGFVLATAQRLVDVAGRAVTERLGQVLGHQQPHRRYQRRVPTGSDIGAMSHASWLFNDMNTLRQIKEHYCFVAHRRNGLEDRLTRETSALHRDCVLPDGTSCRLGPERFAAPEVLFNPQEIDHECDGIATALWKSIEAADIDVRAALYENIILSGGSTLLPGFGARLQREMKSFYLTEKLNGDPARMARCPIRVKEPQRRQHMVYMGGALLAELSQDQPERWLSRSAYEEGGTSAIIARYHGAN encoded by the coding sequence ATGCGTCTCCATCGAGCACAGCCTCTTGAAAAGAAAGCCCTGTGCGGGGACGACCTTGCGGCGACGGGGGCGCTCGCCATGGTGGAGCTGACGTATCCGATGCGCAACGGCGTGGTTCACAACATGGACGCCATGCAGGTGATCTGGGACTACGCCTTGTGCGagcggctgccggcgctggtgggGCCGTCTGGTGGGAGCACAGCCCGATGGCGGTACGAAGACGGCCTCGCGTGGCTGCAGGACAGGCCCTTGCAGCTGAGCGAGCCACCGAATATGTCGCTTCGACAGCGATGTGACCTTCTTGGGCTGTTCTTCGAAAAATACGGCCTTTCAGCGATTcagacggtgcagcagggaATCCTGTCGCTCTTCGCGAACGGCACCGAGCgtggcgtcgtcgtcgagtGCGGCGAGGGGCTCTCCCACTGTACGCCGGTGTTCGACGGATTCGTGCTGGCGACTGCACAGCGCCTCGTTGACGTGGCTGGTCGCGCGGTGACGGAGCGCCTTGGGCAGGTCCTGGGGCATCAGCAGCCGCATCGACGGTACCAGCGTCGTGTGCCAACAGGGTCTGATATAGGCGCAATGTCGCATGCGTCTTGGCTCTTCAATGACATGAACACACTCCGACAGATTAAGGAGCATTACTGCTTTGTGGCACACCGGAGGAACGGCCTGGAGGATCGGCTGACGCGGGAGACGAGCGCTCTGCACCGCGATTGTGTGCTTCCGGACGGCACCTCCTGCCGCCTGGGGCCCGAGCGGTTCGCCGCGCCAGAGGTTCTCTTCAACCCGCAAGAGATCGACCACGAGTGTGACGGCATTGCCACGGCGCTGTGGAAGTCGATCGaggccgccgacatcgacGTGCGTGCTGCCCTCTATGAGAACATCATCCTCTCCGGAGGATCCACCTTGCTGCCAGGCTTTggggcgcggctgcagcgggagATGAAATCCTTCTACTTGACGGAGAAGCTAAACGGCGACCCGGCACGCATGGCTCGGTGCCCGATCCGGGTAAAGGAgccgcaacggcggcaaCACATGGTATACATGGGCGGTGCCCTCCTTGCAGAGCTATCGCAGGATCAGCCAGAGAGGTGGCTGTCGCGGAGCGCCTACGAGGAAGGCGGCACCTCTGCGATCATCGCTCGCTACCATGGAGCAAACTGA
- a CDS encoding putative RNA binding protein, producing the protein MADYNAAGDGTAVVDDNVPPGITTKQDEIIQYVAKYVVASCDGARYQDKVRTRTKHNPYFDFLNAKHPYHQYYQYLLESYRHWMRNSEAVGAGTWGGGVDAMQGQGQQQQWNEEDYYQYYGAYAGQASGIEFQGNAAAQLGEGSSYVDASSSAHAQNASSGVDPTLYEPESVTVTGYGAGYDPSAVGPEPAQAATTAGSGEAQAEEDEDDEYELVMENGQWVSRKRM; encoded by the coding sequence ATGGCGGACTACAACGCAGCAGGTGACggcacggcggtggtggacgaCAACGTGCCGCCAGGCATCACGACGAAGCAGGACGAAATCATCCAGTACGTGGCCAAGTACGTGGTCGCATCGTGTGACGGGGCGCGATATCAAGACAAGgttcgcacacgcacaaagcaTAATCCGTACTTCGATTTCCTCAACGCCAAGCACCCGTACCACCAGTACTACCAGTACCTCCTCGAGTCCTACCGGCATTGGATGCGCAATAGCGAGGCAGTCGGGGCGGGGACgtggggcggcggtgtcgatGCGATGCAGGGccaggggcagcagcagcagtggaacGAGGAAGACTACTACCAGTACTACGGCGCCTACGCTGGACAGGCGAGCGGCATTGAATTTCAgggcaacgccgctgctcagctTGGCGAGGGAAGCAGCTATGTGGACGCATCTAgctccgcgcacgcgcagaacgccagcagcggcgtcgatcCCACCTTGTATGAGCCGGAATCAGTCACTGTCACGGGCTATGGCGCTGGCTACGACCCCTCGGCGGTAGGCCCGGAGCCGGCTCAGGCGGCAACGACtgcaggcagcggcgaagctcaggccgaggaagacgaagacgacgagtACGAGCTAGTCATGGAAAACGGGCAGTGGGTGTCACGCAAGCGGATGTAG